The Setaria viridis chromosome 9, Setaria_viridis_v4.0, whole genome shotgun sequence sequence TCTCGTCGTGTGGTTTTATGAGGAGTTATATGCTGATGGTGCATGACAATGAATCGTGCTTGATGGTTTCTCCATTTGTGATAACTTTCAGCTACCAGAGAGCCTGTACAAAAGCCTGGACTTCATGACTCGGAAGCTGCGGTTTACCATGCCATTCCCCTTGCTCGCATTCCCGTTATACTTGGTGAGGCTAAGAGCATACCATGACATATGAGTTAGACGTTTTGTTTCGTAACATGGCAGTGGTTCTAAATTTCTGCCCTACGGGTTAATGTGTGGTGTGCAGTTTAAAAGGAGTCCAGGGAAGAAAGGATCACACTTCAACCCAAGCAGTGACCTGTTCCAACCTAATGAAAAGAAGGATATCATAACATCAACCGCTTCCTGGCTGGCTATGGTTGGTGTTTTGGCTGGTCTCACCTTTGTGATGGGACCTATTCAGATGCTAAAGCTCTACGCCGTCCCATACTTGGTAAGAGCGACGTGTCCTCAATTTTGGGCTCACGTCCTGCTAAATGATAATCTGAATGGGTGGGGTGTGTGTGGTGCTGGAGAATTTATGTGGTTTGCTGCTGGTGTGTGCAGGTATTTGTTGCTTGGCTGGATATGGTCACATACTTGCACCATCATGGCCATGAAGACAAGATTCCTTGGTACCGTGGAAAGGTGAATGTTAACAAAGCTTCCAAATTGTTAGTGTTTCAAGATGGTTGTAATCTTCAAAAACTAGGGTATCATCCATTTTTGGTTGGTTAGAAGCTTTTAAATGTTTGCCTCAATTAAGTTAGGACATTATTAATAGAAGAAGATTATATCTGTTTGTTTAGGATAGTATCTTGCATGTTAGTGAAGCAGACTTTGGTGAGTTGCATAATCATAATACACCCTTTCTACAAATGGAAGATGCATAAGGACATACCCTGCCACAAACATTAGATGTGCAATTGACTCTCTCCTTTTGATTTATCTTGGATGAAACTGGATGTTGTCCATGACACCACTTGACAGATGTTAATGTTATTGCTGGTATATACATGGCAGATAATCTGATATTTAAGATGTGGTGTGCAAATGTTCAACATGACCGTAAAACCTTAAATCAGAGAAACCCTAGTGGTGGATGTTATAAATTAAAGGTCTAGCCTTTCATTGGTCACTTTCTGGAGTAAGATCTAATTGGAGGATGCTATGGAAGCATATAGAACAAAAACGTCAGTTTCCTCTTTTGTCCTTTTAAGGGGAAATGATGTAACTTCCTATTTTTTGTCGTCTACCGGAGTATATTGCTAGCTTAGCCTATTATATACTTTTCACCTGCGTTGAGGTTTTCAAGTGCTGCTCATTGTTGCTTATTGATACCACATTGTCTTTTGCTCTATTAGGAATGGAGTTATCTGCGTGGAGGACTGACAACGCTCGATCGGGATTATGGATTGATCAACAATATCCATCATGACATTGGAACTCATGTCATCCATCACCTTTTCCCTCAAATCCCGCATTACCATCTCATTGAGGCGGTAAGAGTCTGCCCCACCCTATTCTTGCTTCCCTTTCTTAAGTTTCTTTCACTAGACCATAAGTCATGTTGTTTTTGGATCACCTGCAGACTGAGGCAGCAAAGCCAGTGCTTGGCAAATACTACAAAGAACCAAAGAAGTCGGGTCCTCTCCCGTTGCATCTATTTGGGGTGCTAGCGGAAAGCTTAAAGCAAGATCACTATGTTAGCGATACCGGAGATGTACTCTACTATCAAACTGACAAGAAAATGACATAAACCATAGCAAGTAGCGAATTCTTCATTCTTCTCAGGGGGGCTGTGCCTGAAGACTTGACCACCTTCCTGGGATTTCTGATTGGTGTGCCTGAGTCCATTGATATGTCGATTCAAGAATGTAAGTTGGCAAAGTATTATCATGTAAAAGGGGGTAAATGTAGTTCTTTCCAATGATGGAAAACGGAGGCCGCCTCCGATGTAACAAACATGCAATTCTTTGGACAAGAGGTATATTTTATAGTAAAGAGCGAAAAAAGAGCTTAGTTACCTGAAGGCTTTCTGAGTTTCTGTATATACTCCCACTTATGTACAAGGGCTACTGTGCCTAGCTTCAGCTGTCCTGAGTGCGACACGAGCCTGATCATATAATAGCGAGGCGCCTTCTTTGGCATGCTCAAGGCGCTAATGCTTGCTGGAAACCAGTAACATTGTATTCCGATAGCAAGGGAGAGAGAGCAAGCGGTCGTTTTCCGGCGATTGGGAAAGGACCCATCGATGTCACGGTTTCGCTGTCCTCTTTAGCGGTGAGCCTAAATGGTGGTGGGCGGTGGCTGTTGCCGCTGAGTCCCGGTGGGATCCATCCCAATCCAAGTGGGGTTCCTGTCGTTTGTGACGATTGGACGGGATGCAATCCAGCGCGCGCTCCTCTGGCCCTCGAAAAATCTGCACCCCATCATCTTGTGGTGTGGCTACCGTTCAGTTCAGGCTTCAGTTCAGAGCGACGACGCCGGCCGGAAACAGAGCGCTCCAAAACAAGCGCAAGTGCTCCTTGTCGAGCCGAAAACGAAGGGCACAGCAAGCCGGCGTCCCGGCGACCCCCCGTCTGGGGTGGACACGCCTTGCGTAACCCGCGAGACGTGCGTGGCCCTGAGGGTTCTCGTCACACGAGACGTGAGCTCTCGGCGCCGGGCCGACCATTTTTTGGTCTGTTAATGAGCACTATCCTAACATGGAAGTGCGCTGAAAAAAGCAGCGATTCTTTGATCCGCTgcaaccttcttcttcttcttctttcgtgTATCACAATCTTATACAAGTAGTAGATCTGAACCTCGTCATATCACCGTACCGCTGGTAACCTGAGCTCCCTAAtacatttccttttttcttcAAGCACTAGAAATTGAAGAATTATAAAGGGAAAATCCTGCATCTCACATGTATCTATCGCTTAATACCTTCCTTGTCAGCTGCGCAAACCTTTGGTCCTTGGCATTGAGACTTTTCCCCCTTTCGTTCCGATTTTGGAAAAAGCCATGTATCTCTCGTATCTCGTCTTCCTGTGACCCGTATCCAAATTACGTTAGGCCAGATTTTGAGTCAGAGTCACAGTCAGAACCATGACTATAGTCTTCATATTCTTCGTGCGCACAGTGGATTTCGGACCAGAGCCGGAAGCATGCGTGTCTACCTTCCTTACCGTTTCTCTGTTTGAACCGAGCCGAGCGGGGTCTTATCGTCTCTAGTAGCTTTTCTGGTATGAACCTGATGGGTGTCCGGCCGCGACTAAGCTCAGACCTCGGCAGGTCGGTCGGTGGCTAGTTTAGAATGAATCACGTTCATTGGTCAGGCACCCAGGACCAGGCCTGCGACGATGAAGAGAAACACAACATGATCACGTACGCAGTGCGCGGGGCACGGCGAACTCTTCCCTTTTCCTGCTTTTTTTTTAGTGTGCTCGTTACATACGAATGCTCCTTTGCGTCCTCTCATCTTAGATGAACTTTACCCAACGAAACGCgttaacaaggttaactataGCTGGGAGGGGCGGCTCCGCCGGCCGACCTTCTACGTACCCGCCCTCGCAAGCTTACAGCTCGAACAAACAGCAGGTGCACGGTGCTCGGTGCACCGCGTAACGTAACCGAGGCGAGAGCATGAACCGGACAACAGGTGGTGTTGAGCCTACGAGACAGACGGGGGAGTGGCGAGCGGGGCGGAGGCAGCGCGCGCGGGATCGCGGCCGTGGTGTCGTCCCGGATATGACCGCCGTGCACCGGCACGGCCGATCCGGCGATTCAGAGATTCAAGAGCGCCGAGAGGCGATGGAGCGGCGCTGCCGTATCGTTTCG is a genomic window containing:
- the LOC117839178 gene encoding omega-3 fatty acid desaturase, chloroplastic, translating into MARLVLSECCGLAPLRLRAGRGAIAAPSAPASLSAAALPRRGPAAAAIHRDWALRVSAPTRLTSTVEGEDRGSSPLGEEAAGGEFDPGAPPPFGLAEIRAAIPKHCWVKDPWRSMSYVLRDVVIVLGLAAAAARLDSWLVWPLYWAAQGTMFWALFVLGHDCGHGSFSNNPKLNSVVGHILHSSILVPYHGWRISHRTHHQNHGHVEKDESWHPLPESLYKSLDFMTRKLRFTMPFPLLAFPLYLFKRSPGKKGSHFNPSSDLFQPNEKKDIITSTASWLAMVGVLAGLTFVMGPIQMLKLYAVPYLVFVAWLDMVTYLHHHGHEDKIPWYRGKEWSYLRGGLTTLDRDYGLINNIHHDIGTHVIHHLFPQIPHYHLIEATEAAKPVLGKYYKEPKKSGPLPLHLFGVLAESLKQDHYVSDTGDVLYYQTDKKMT